The following are encoded in a window of Clostridium thermarum genomic DNA:
- a CDS encoding rhomboid family intramembrane serine protease, with amino-acid sequence MRKNFERDLINYFLSSGHYRVYELAETNEGETIWMIQGSQGQVDEIAIFTEPRNFNFARDKFEQYLNSSYVGNKGVAVSFIVSGTIHDDMVEKDHSVINSRFIVSTALVQIDVDSYKVADYMGISNVLQGVLTYLQYKQKQMLASPKSKLTVTNGLIVINVIMYIITAIASKNIFNIDITTLLNFGAKYSPLIDLGEYYRLVTAMFLHGGLLHIALNMYSLRMIGTLIEKIYGNGKFILIYFMSGIFGSVFSYVFSSPASVGVGASGAIFGLMGASVVYGIRMRKKIGRDFLSHFFQVIVANLFLGFTISNIDNAAHIGGLLGGLLITAAIEASRKTE; translated from the coding sequence TTGAGAAAAAATTTTGAAAGAGATTTAATCAATTACTTTTTATCCAGTGGTCATTATAGGGTATATGAGCTTGCAGAGACTAATGAGGGAGAAACCATCTGGATGATTCAAGGCTCTCAAGGTCAGGTAGATGAGATTGCAATTTTTACGGAACCCCGTAATTTTAATTTTGCAAGGGATAAGTTTGAGCAATACCTTAATAGTTCCTATGTGGGCAATAAAGGCGTTGCAGTCAGCTTTATCGTCAGCGGCACTATCCATGATGATATGGTTGAAAAAGACCATTCAGTCATTAATAGCAGATTTATTGTAAGTACTGCCTTGGTTCAAATTGATGTGGATAGTTACAAAGTGGCTGACTATATGGGGATCTCCAATGTGCTTCAAGGGGTACTAACCTACCTGCAATATAAACAGAAGCAAATGTTAGCATCTCCTAAGTCTAAGTTGACTGTGACCAATGGTCTGATTGTAATAAACGTAATTATGTATATAATTACAGCAATTGCTTCAAAAAATATTTTTAACATAGATATAACAACTTTATTGAATTTTGGTGCAAAATACTCGCCTCTTATTGATTTAGGGGAGTATTACAGGTTGGTAACGGCAATGTTTTTACATGGTGGGTTACTGCATATAGCCCTAAATATGTACTCATTAAGAATGATTGGAACTTTAATAGAAAAAATCTATGGCAATGGAAAGTTTATACTGATTTATTTTATGTCTGGGATTTTTGGATCCGTATTTAGCTATGTATTTTCAAGTCCTGCTTCAGTGGGGGTAGGTGCTTCCGGTGCTATTTTTGGCCTAATGGGAGCATCAGTGGTATATGGTATCAGGATGAGAAAAAAGATTGGAAGGGACTTTTTAAGTCATTTCTTTCAAGTTATTGTGGCAAATTTATTCTTAGGTTTTACTATCAGTAACATAGACAATGCTGCACATATTGGAGGCTTGCTTGGAGGCTTACTAATAACTGCTGCTATCGAAGCTTCCAGGAAAACAGAATAA
- a CDS encoding ATP-dependent metallopeptidase FtsH/Yme1/Tma family protein encodes MNKHKKKYILIPIITAIISLVITIAISINKDSKLEKTYSDFSKDIASDKVDTVYLTNSAKIKILLKDGSEYKTDNPRSSSLKETLLISGVKVVENAGNSAMEILPPVVLGLSMVGILVLFARANGAAYKKYSSVDAIDVNSTENAKYSFKNVAGNEEAKESVNDVVDFLKNPQKYASYGARMPKGIILYGEPGTGKTLLAKAVAGEASVPFYAMSGSDFVQVYVGVGASRIRSLFKKAKAQGKAVIFIDEIDAIGKKRDANKAGGSDERDQTLNALLTEMSGFNDNDGIVVIAATNRLDMLDSALLRPGRFDRHIEVTLPDVAAREKILNLHLQGKPIGDINVKEWAQKTSYFSGAKLESLVNEAAILACKEDSKYINDSHMDKAFSIVVAGHEKMDRQAIKEKDRRITAYHEVGHALVSLCMLPEDKVSKVTIIPSTKGAGGYTLSIPADHMFHNMEYLKRRIMVLLAGRVAEEIIFGKDYVTTGAYNDIKQATNIVTKMVTEYGMGRTLGLLSLDEINNSFSANPNQILDECKTLVDNLYEETKQLLLKESDKLETITQVLLEKETLLSEELYALAN; translated from the coding sequence ATGAATAAACATAAGAAAAAGTATATACTGATACCTATCATAACAGCTATCATTTCACTTGTAATTACGATTGCTATAAGTATAAATAAAGATTCAAAACTAGAGAAAACTTATTCTGACTTCAGTAAAGATATAGCTTCAGACAAAGTGGACACTGTTTACTTAACTAATTCTGCTAAAATAAAGATTTTACTTAAGGATGGTTCTGAATACAAGACTGACAATCCAAGAAGCTCATCCTTAAAAGAAACCCTACTTATTAGCGGAGTAAAAGTTGTTGAAAATGCTGGTAATAGCGCTATGGAAATACTTCCTCCGGTGGTTCTGGGATTATCTATGGTGGGTATTTTGGTCCTATTTGCCAGAGCTAATGGTGCAGCTTATAAGAAGTATTCTTCTGTAGATGCAATTGATGTAAACAGCACTGAAAATGCTAAGTATAGTTTTAAAAATGTTGCCGGTAATGAGGAGGCTAAAGAAAGTGTAAATGATGTGGTGGACTTTCTAAAGAATCCTCAAAAGTATGCTTCCTATGGTGCAAGAATGCCAAAGGGTATAATACTCTACGGCGAGCCTGGTACCGGTAAAACACTACTAGCTAAGGCTGTTGCCGGTGAAGCCAGTGTTCCTTTCTATGCTATGTCCGGTTCTGACTTTGTACAGGTCTATGTAGGGGTTGGTGCCAGCCGTATAAGAAGCCTATTTAAAAAAGCTAAAGCTCAGGGAAAGGCTGTTATATTTATAGATGAAATTGATGCCATCGGAAAGAAAAGAGATGCTAATAAGGCCGGTGGTTCAGATGAAAGGGATCAGACCTTAAATGCCTTATTAACCGAGATGTCAGGCTTTAATGATAACGATGGTATAGTTGTAATCGCTGCTACGAATAGATTGGACATGCTAGATTCTGCCCTGTTAAGGCCTGGTAGATTTGACAGACACATTGAAGTAACTCTGCCGGATGTAGCTGCCAGGGAGAAGATACTAAATTTACATCTTCAAGGCAAGCCTATTGGTGACATCAACGTAAAGGAATGGGCACAAAAAACTTCCTACTTCTCCGGTGCCAAGCTTGAAAGTTTAGTTAATGAAGCTGCAATATTAGCCTGTAAGGAAGATAGTAAATATATTAACGACAGCCATATGGATAAAGCCTTTTCCATAGTAGTTGCAGGCCATGAAAAAATGGATAGACAAGCTATAAAAGAAAAGGATAGAAGAATTACTGCTTACCACGAAGTGGGACACGCGTTGGTATCTCTATGTATGTTACCAGAGGATAAGGTTTCAAAGGTTACCATAATTCCTAGCACTAAGGGTGCCGGTGGCTATACCTTGAGTATACCTGCAGATCATATGTTTCATAATATGGAATATTTAAAGAGAAGGATCATGGTTCTGCTGGCCGGAAGAGTTGCAGAAGAAATCATATTCGGAAAAGATTACGTTACTACCGGAGCCTATAATGATATAAAACAAGCTACAAATATTGTAACTAAAATGGTTACCGAATATGGTATGGGTAGGACTTTAGGCCTATTAAGCCTTGATGAAATAAATAACTCCTTCAGTGCAAATCCAAATCAAATATTAGACGAATGTAAAACCTTAGTGGATAACCTGTATGAGGAAACAAAGCAATTATTACTAAAAGAAAGCGATAAACTTGAAACTATCACTCAGGTTCTATTGGAAAAGGAAACTCTTCTTTCTGAGGAACTTTACGCATTAGCCAACTAA
- a CDS encoding DUF6762 family protein, with product MDFSSIVIMEKDKETGMLTKELGSYKVEDGAEYITKTFCQDNIVHIYFDTAKDVEDWEYSAIYDNFPEDSFEDNGFHIEFIDDEYNPTWLIKFEFVDDYVDMESKLAILCRLIKEGIEGTMEAIKGREEEYKEE from the coding sequence TTGGATTTTTCATCAATAGTTATTATGGAAAAGGATAAAGAAACCGGTATGCTCACGAAGGAGCTTGGAAGTTATAAGGTAGAAGATGGTGCTGAATATATCACTAAGACCTTCTGCCAGGATAACATTGTACATATTTATTTTGATACTGCAAAGGATGTAGAGGATTGGGAATACTCAGCCATATATGATAATTTTCCTGAAGATAGTTTTGAGGACAACGGCTTCCACATCGAGTTTATAGATGATGAATATAATCCTACATGGCTCATTAAGTTTGAATTTGTGGATGATTATGTAGATATGGAATCAAAACTTGCTATATTATGCAGATTAATAAAAGAAGGTATAGAAGGCACCATGGAAGCAATAAAAGGAAGAGAAGAGGAATACAAAGAAGAATAA
- a CDS encoding HD-GYP domain-containing protein: MRLEFINRVCDGEVLGKSILSSDGKILLRAGVKLTSQYINKLRELGVFYVYIEDHRLEDICVEDERLLELKKDTIKNMSVIMKGINNCSRADFNKSLRKVEELIDYIIDDGVVSCSLCDIKTYDNYTYLHSIDTGIMAAYMGLAFNFKERELKDLGIGAVLHDIGKTKINCNIINKTGALNEEELMQIRKHPSYGAEILRKNYSISKSIIDIVEQHHERMDGRGYPYGLKGWEISKYAKLVSVCDVYDAVSSDRSYRKKLKPNESYELILAGSGTAFEDEVVKKFKETFSVYPLGCCIRLSNGVEGYVIKQNKNFPDRPIIRVLYDTETKSPIPFYEIDLIKEKSLTVEAIV; this comes from the coding sequence ATGAGGTTGGAGTTTATTAACAGAGTATGTGATGGCGAAGTACTCGGAAAAAGCATCCTTAGTAGTGACGGAAAGATACTGCTCAGGGCAGGAGTTAAGTTAACTAGCCAGTATATTAATAAACTAAGAGAATTAGGCGTTTTTTATGTATATATAGAGGATCATAGGCTGGAAGATATTTGTGTTGAAGATGAAAGACTGTTAGAATTAAAAAAAGATACTATTAAAAATATGTCTGTGATAATGAAGGGTATCAATAATTGCAGTAGGGCAGATTTTAACAAGTCCTTAAGGAAAGTAGAAGAGCTAATAGATTACATAATTGATGATGGAGTGGTTAGCTGTAGTTTATGTGATATAAAAACCTATGATAACTATACCTATTTACATAGTATAGATACCGGTATTATGGCAGCCTATATGGGTTTGGCCTTTAACTTTAAGGAAAGAGAACTGAAGGACCTTGGAATTGGAGCAGTGCTGCATGATATAGGAAAAACAAAGATAAACTGTAATATAATAAATAAGACCGGGGCTTTGAATGAGGAAGAGCTTATGCAAATAAGAAAACACCCCTCCTATGGAGCTGAAATTTTAAGAAAAAATTATTCAATTTCCAAAAGTATTATTGATATAGTTGAACAGCATCATGAGAGAATGGACGGCAGAGGTTATCCATATGGGTTAAAGGGATGGGAAATAAGTAAATATGCAAAGCTGGTAAGTGTTTGTGATGTGTATGACGCTGTATCTAGTGATAGGAGCTATAGAAAAAAGCTAAAGCCAAATGAATCTTATGAACTTATTTTAGCCGGCAGTGGGACTGCTTTTGAAGATGAAGTGGTGAAGAAGTTTAAAGAGACTTTTTCAGTTTACCCCTTAGGGTGTTGCATAAGATTGTCTAACGGTGTGGAGGGGTATGTTATTAAGCAAAATAAGAATTTTCCTGACAGACCCATAATCAGAGTATTATATGATACGGAAACTAAAAGTCCAATACCTTTCTATGAGATAGATTTGATTAAAGAAAAGTCATTAACAGTAGAAGCTATCGTATAA
- the pepF gene encoding oligoendopeptidase F: MAETKKVKTRDEIAEKDKWDIGKIYASAELWEEDFMKLKNEAVQLKEYAGKLSDPNKLLEYLRLSEKISRAADKLFIYAHLKYDEDTTNTKYQGLKDKIDTYLSELKSYEAFFVPEILSLPDGTIESALDQNPDLKLYEFMLKDILKAKQHILSKAEEELLASVSDCLEAPHNIYSMLTNADMTFPVIKDEDGNEIELTEVNYGKFIRSRDRRVREEAFKALFGTYEKYKNTLSASLTSSLKNFIFNAKIRKYSSALESSLKPNDIPLEVYNNAIETMNKNLSALHRYVSIKKRLLGLDEIHMYDLYVPLVEIEKQHIEFDDAVAMVKEGLKPLGSEYLSIFDEGINCGWIDKYENKGKRGGAYSWGSYDTMPYVLLNYNYELNDVSTLAHEMGHSIHSYYSRKTQPFIYADYTLFCAEVASTTNEALLINHLIKNEQDEKKRFYLINQELEQIRTTVFRQLMFAEFEKITHESIEAGNPLTSEDFCRIWHDLNVKYFGPEMVVDKEIDMEWSRIPHFYSDFYVYQYATGYAAASSFARAILQEGESAVARYTEFLKAGGSDYPINILKKAGVDMTTPKPLEDTVRRFEELLDMMENY, translated from the coding sequence ATGGCAGAAACAAAGAAGGTAAAAACAAGAGATGAGATTGCTGAAAAGGATAAATGGGATATAGGTAAGATATATGCCTCAGCAGAATTATGGGAAGAGGATTTTATGAAACTAAAAAATGAAGCTGTTCAACTAAAAGAATATGCTGGTAAATTATCAGATCCCAATAAGCTGTTGGAGTACTTAAGACTTAGTGAGAAAATATCAAGAGCGGCAGATAAATTATTTATTTACGCTCACTTGAAATATGATGAAGATACAACCAATACTAAATACCAGGGCTTAAAGGATAAGATAGATACTTACCTATCTGAACTAAAGAGCTATGAAGCTTTTTTTGTACCGGAAATTTTATCATTACCTGACGGCACAATAGAAAGTGCTTTGGATCAAAACCCAGACCTAAAGCTTTATGAGTTTATGCTGAAGGACATATTAAAGGCTAAGCAGCATATATTAAGTAAAGCAGAAGAAGAGCTTTTAGCCAGTGTTTCAGATTGCTTGGAAGCTCCTCATAACATCTATAGCATGCTGACAAATGCTGATATGACTTTCCCTGTTATAAAGGATGAAGATGGCAATGAGATAGAGCTTACAGAAGTAAATTACGGAAAGTTTATAAGAAGCAGAGATAGAAGGGTTAGAGAAGAGGCCTTCAAGGCATTATTCGGCACCTATGAGAAGTATAAGAATACCCTATCAGCTTCATTGACATCCTCTTTGAAAAACTTCATATTTAATGCAAAGATAAGAAAATATAGTTCTGCACTTGAAAGTTCTTTAAAACCCAACGACATACCATTGGAGGTTTACAACAATGCAATTGAAACCATGAATAAAAACCTCTCTGCCCTGCACCGTTATGTAAGCATAAAAAAGAGACTGCTGGGACTTGACGAAATCCATATGTATGATTTATATGTGCCTTTAGTAGAAATAGAAAAGCAGCATATAGAATTTGATGATGCAGTGGCTATGGTAAAGGAAGGCCTAAAGCCTCTGGGAAGCGAGTATTTAAGCATCTTTGATGAAGGCATAAATTGTGGTTGGATCGATAAATATGAAAACAAGGGTAAACGAGGTGGGGCTTACTCCTGGGGAAGCTATGATACAATGCCCTATGTTTTACTAAATTATAATTATGAGTTGAATGACGTATCTACTTTGGCTCATGAAATGGGTCACTCTATTCACTCCTACTATTCAAGAAAGACTCAGCCCTTCATTTATGCTGATTATACTTTATTCTGTGCTGAGGTAGCTTCTACTACAAATGAAGCATTATTAATAAACCATCTTATAAAAAATGAACAAGATGAGAAAAAGAGATTCTATTTGATCAATCAAGAGTTGGAGCAAATAAGAACAACAGTATTCAGACAGCTTATGTTTGCTGAATTTGAGAAGATTACACATGAGAGCATAGAAGCAGGAAATCCACTTACTTCAGAAGATTTTTGCAGGATATGGCATGACCTAAACGTAAAATATTTTGGCCCTGAAATGGTAGTAGATAAGGAAATAGATATGGAATGGTCAAGAATTCCTCATTTCTATTCAGATTTTTATGTATACCAATATGCTACCGGTTATGCTGCTGCCAGCTCCTTTGCAAGAGCTATTCTTCAAGAAGGTGAAAGTGCTGTGGCAAGATATACAGAATTTTTAAAAGCAGGAGGCAGCGATTATCCTATCAATATATTAAAGAAGGCCGGAGTGGATATGACTACTCCAAAACCATTAGAGGATACCGTTAGACGCTTTGAAGAACTCTTGGATATGATGGAAAATTACTAA
- a CDS encoding 6-phosphofructokinase: MRRCLIAQSGGPTPVINASVAGVLMENKLNGYFDEIYGGINGIEGILKERLVDLSDMDENAINNLKYTPSSGLGSCRYRLKSTGESPEEYERFFKILDKYQIDTFFYVGGNDSMDTVSKLSGYAKEHSIDKKILGIPKTIDNDLVITDHCPGFGSAARLIATTTLETYLDSTVYSNNGIFILETMGRDTGWLAASSVLATINDKPVVDFIYLPERAFDKKAFLKDVQRVYKEKKHAYIVVSEGLKDSEGKYLSEIVPHGGHDNFGHAQLGGVAGYLKSLIIDSGITSRVKTLELGVIQRCGMHMVSSVDIEEAFSAGKAAVNYAVEGFSGYMIGVRRTNDLPYEYDFFLIDASEVCNKIKHFPLEWISASGNFVTAEAVEYLRPLIYGDNSIEINAVGLPVYYSIDKNNLVTK; encoded by the coding sequence ATGCGAAGATGTCTGATTGCTCAATCCGGTGGGCCAACTCCGGTTATTAATGCCAGTGTTGCCGGAGTTTTGATGGAGAATAAGCTCAATGGTTACTTTGACGAAATATATGGTGGTATAAACGGCATAGAGGGGATATTAAAAGAAAGATTGGTTGATCTTTCTGATATGGATGAAAATGCTATTAACAATTTAAAATATACTCCCTCTTCTGGTCTTGGTTCTTGCAGGTATAGGCTAAAATCCACTGGCGAATCTCCGGAAGAATATGAAAGATTTTTTAAGATATTGGACAAGTATCAGATTGACACCTTCTTTTATGTTGGTGGTAACGACTCCATGGACACTGTAAGCAAATTAAGCGGGTATGCTAAAGAGCATTCCATTGATAAAAAAATTCTTGGTATCCCAAAAACTATTGATAATGATTTGGTAATTACCGACCACTGCCCAGGCTTTGGAAGTGCAGCCAGGTTAATTGCCACTACAACTCTGGAGACTTACTTAGACTCAACAGTTTATTCCAACAACGGTATTTTTATATTGGAGACAATGGGCAGAGACACCGGTTGGCTTGCAGCCAGTTCTGTGTTAGCCACCATCAATGATAAACCAGTTGTAGACTTTATATATCTGCCTGAAAGAGCCTTTGACAAGAAGGCCTTCTTGAAGGATGTACAAAGGGTTTACAAGGAAAAGAAGCATGCTTATATCGTTGTCTCAGAGGGTTTAAAGGATTCTGAGGGCAAATATCTTTCTGAAATAGTACCTCATGGTGGTCACGATAATTTTGGACATGCTCAACTGGGTGGAGTTGCAGGTTACTTAAAATCCTTGATTATAGATTCCGGTATAACTTCAAGAGTAAAAACTCTTGAGTTAGGAGTTATACAGCGTTGTGGCATGCATATGGTTTCCAGTGTTGATATTGAGGAAGCATTTAGCGCCGGTAAAGCTGCAGTAAACTATGCTGTGGAAGGCTTTAGCGGCTATATGATTGGAGTAAGGCGTACCAATGACTTGCCATATGAATACGACTTTTTCCTGATAGACGCTTCAGAGGTATGCAATAAGATAAAGCATTTCCCCCTAGAGTGGATTTCAGCTTCCGGAAACTTTGTTACTGCAGAAGCTGTAGAATATTTACGTCCCCTAATCTATGGTGATAATTCTATCGAAATCAACGCTGTGGGCTTGCCAGTGTACTATAGCATAGATAAGAATAATCTTGTTACTAAATAG
- a CDS encoding manganese efflux pump: protein MTYYSLSLIALALSLDAFGVALSIGLNPGVKLKNKFIFCLSFGFFQFLFSFVGSYAGIYFTNNIKALPHLFGGIIILIVGVLMVKEGFEEKQECLLFTGKMYIILGASVSIDALVVGFTMFGSMVSFQNTLLYTVIIGLVTFVISVTAFIISRYLNKISLVARYADYIGGIILIIFGLRMIFMG, encoded by the coding sequence GTGACATATTATAGCCTATCATTAATAGCTCTGGCCTTGTCTTTGGATGCCTTTGGAGTAGCTCTGAGTATTGGACTGAATCCAGGGGTAAAACTAAAGAATAAGTTCATATTTTGCCTATCCTTTGGCTTTTTTCAATTTCTATTTTCCTTCGTAGGGAGTTACGCAGGAATATATTTCACCAATAACATTAAAGCACTACCTCATTTATTTGGTGGTATAATAATACTTATTGTTGGAGTTTTAATGGTTAAGGAAGGATTTGAAGAAAAGCAAGAATGTTTGCTTTTTACTGGGAAAATGTACATAATCTTAGGGGCATCGGTGAGCATAGATGCCTTAGTGGTTGGATTTACCATGTTTGGATCTATGGTTAGTTTTCAAAATACCCTACTATATACCGTGATAATTGGCCTTGTTACCTTTGTAATAAGTGTTACAGCTTTTATTATATCAAGATATCTAAATAAAATTTCACTGGTGGCAAGATACGCAGATTATATTGGGGGAATAATACTGATAATTTTCGGCCTGCGAATGATATTTATGGGATGA
- a CDS encoding sodium-translocating pyrophosphatase, whose translation MDLLILAPIGSIIALLFAVYLAKSVLKESEGTEEMKKIALAIRKGANAYLKRQYTGVGIFFAVMFVILLIMAFADLLTFFVPFAFLSGGFFSGLSGFVGMKIATAANARTTNAAKAGLNRGLRVAFSSGAVMGLTVVGLGLLDISIWYYLLNWYYGPGHIAEITSAMITFGMGASSMALFARVGGGIFTKAADVGADLVGKVEAGIPEDDPRNPAVIADNVGDNVGDVAGMGADLYESYVGSIVSSAALAVAAKLGVEGVAIPMIMAAVGVLASVIGTFFVKSGEKAEQKVLLAALRRGTNISGLIIAVVSFFLVRGVLGMDRIGVYFSILSGLAAGILIGISTEYFTSDTYKPTRKLASTSQTGPATIIIGGLSLGMLSTIVPVAIVAVAILASYFFAGGANDASMGLYGIGVAAVGMLSTLGITLATDAYGPVADNAGGIAEMTHQKPEVRERTDALDSLGNTTAATGKGFAIGSAALTALALIASYRDKVLEVAEKAGKSVDLSFSILDPKVLIGLFVGAAVPFVFAALTMDAVGKAAQKIVVEVRRQFKEIKGLMEGKAEADYATCVDICTKAAQKEMLAPALLAIIIPILIGVLLGVEGVGGLLAGATISGFVLAVMMANSGGAWDNAKKHIEAGNFNGKGSDCHKAAVVGDTVGDPFKDTSGPAINILIKLLSMVSIVFAALVVNFHIF comes from the coding sequence ATGGATTTATTAATTCTAGCACCGATCGGATCTATAATTGCGTTACTTTTTGCAGTATATCTTGCAAAAAGCGTACTTAAGGAGAGCGAAGGAACCGAGGAAATGAAAAAAATTGCTTTGGCAATAAGAAAAGGTGCCAATGCGTATTTAAAGAGGCAATATACAGGTGTAGGTATATTCTTTGCGGTAATGTTTGTTATACTTCTAATAATGGCCTTTGCTGATCTATTAACCTTCTTCGTTCCTTTTGCCTTTTTATCCGGAGGCTTTTTCTCAGGACTATCAGGCTTTGTTGGAATGAAAATAGCCACTGCTGCAAATGCTAGGACAACCAATGCTGCAAAAGCCGGCTTAAACCGTGGTCTAAGAGTAGCTTTTTCCAGTGGTGCAGTTATGGGCTTAACAGTAGTAGGCTTGGGATTACTGGATATTAGTATTTGGTATTACTTATTAAATTGGTATTATGGCCCAGGACATATAGCTGAAATAACCAGCGCTATGATTACCTTTGGTATGGGTGCTAGCTCCATGGCCTTGTTTGCCCGTGTTGGTGGAGGTATCTTCACAAAGGCGGCAGACGTTGGAGCAGACTTGGTTGGTAAAGTTGAAGCCGGTATTCCGGAAGATGACCCAAGAAACCCAGCAGTTATTGCTGATAACGTAGGAGATAATGTTGGGGACGTTGCAGGTATGGGAGCAGACTTGTACGAATCCTATGTTGGATCTATAGTTTCCAGCGCCGCTCTTGCCGTTGCAGCTAAGCTTGGGGTAGAAGGTGTTGCTATACCAATGATTATGGCTGCAGTTGGTGTACTAGCTTCTGTTATTGGTACTTTCTTCGTTAAGTCCGGTGAAAAGGCTGAGCAAAAGGTTCTTCTTGCAGCCTTAAGAAGAGGTACAAACATAAGTGGTTTAATAATAGCTGTAGTATCCTTCTTCTTAGTAAGAGGAGTTCTGGGAATGGATAGAATAGGGGTATACTTCTCAATACTAAGTGGACTTGCAGCAGGAATACTTATTGGTATCTCTACAGAATACTTTACATCAGATACCTACAAGCCAACTAGAAAGCTGGCATCAACTTCACAAACCGGACCAGCTACAATAATAATCGGCGGTTTATCTTTAGGTATGTTGTCTACAATAGTACCTGTAGCAATCGTTGCTGTAGCTATTCTGGCAAGTTACTTCTTTGCTGGTGGAGCAAATGATGCTAGTATGGGACTTTATGGTATAGGTGTTGCAGCTGTTGGTATGCTTAGCACCCTTGGTATCACTCTTGCTACGGATGCTTATGGACCTGTTGCGGACAATGCCGGTGGTATAGCAGAAATGACCCATCAAAAGCCTGAAGTCAGAGAAAGAACAGATGCTTTGGATTCTTTAGGAAACACTACAGCTGCTACAGGTAAGGGCTTTGCTATAGGATCCGCTGCTTTAACAGCTCTTGCACTTATAGCTTCTTACAGAGATAAGGTGTTAGAAGTAGCTGAAAAGGCTGGAAAGAGTGTTGATTTAAGCTTCTCAATACTTGATCCAAAGGTATTAATAGGTCTATTCGTAGGTGCAGCAGTTCCATTTGTATTTGCAGCATTGACTATGGATGCTGTAGGTAAGGCTGCACAGAAGATCGTTGTTGAGGTAAGAAGGCAGTTTAAGGAAATAAAAGGACTTATGGAAGGAAAAGCAGAGGCAGACTATGCAACCTGCGTTGATATATGCACAAAAGCTGCTCAGAAAGAAATGCTTGCACCTGCACTTTTGGCAATTATTATACCAATACTGATTGGTGTATTGCTTGGTGTAGAAGGAGTCGGTGGACTACTTGCAGGAGCTACTATTTCCGGTTTTGTATTGGCAGTTATGATGGCAAACTCCGGTGGAGCCTGGGACAATGCTAAGAAGCATATCGAAGCAGGAAACTTCAATGGTAAGGGTTCTGATTGCCACAAGGCAGCAGTAGTTGGAGACACCGTAGGTGATCCATTCAAAGATACTTCCGGGCCAGCTATCAATATACTTATAAAGTTACTATCCATGGTATCAATAGTATTTGCTGCATTAGTAGTTAACTTCCATATATTCTAA
- a CDS encoding Fur family transcriptional regulator, translating into MTNFEILKSKKLKITLARKVIFEILNDADAALSAEYIYDKCVERDNSINLSTVYRTLEVFQDTGIVEKFDLGDRRYSYSIKKEHHKHTIECSLCHKSIELDCPVKMLEEIIKTKTGFTMMEHELRIKGICEKCKKVNKQII; encoded by the coding sequence ATGACTAACTTTGAAATATTAAAGAGCAAAAAATTAAAAATAACCTTAGCAAGAAAGGTTATTTTTGAGATCCTAAATGATGCTGATGCTGCGTTAAGTGCAGAGTATATATATGACAAATGTGTTGAAAGAGACAACAGTATAAATTTATCCACGGTATACAGGACCCTTGAGGTTTTTCAAGATACCGGAATTGTTGAAAAATTTGATCTGGGAGATAGAAGATATAGTTATTCCATAAAAAAGGAACACCATAAGCACACAATAGAATGTAGTTTGTGCCATAAGTCCATCGAACTGGACTGTCCTGTTAAAATGCTGGAGGAAATTATTAAAACAAAAACTGGCTTTACAATGATGGAGCACGAATTGCGCATCAAGGGTATTTGCGAAAAGTGCAAAAAAGTCAATAAACAGATCATCTGA